The following coding sequences are from one Lycium ferocissimum isolate CSIRO_LF1 chromosome 3, AGI_CSIRO_Lferr_CH_V1, whole genome shotgun sequence window:
- the LOC132049580 gene encoding protein NRT1/ PTR FAMILY 5.6-like, producing the protein MDKINVEMEQITRAEESVEIDEQKLVYDSSVDHKGRVPLRISTGEWKASLFIIAIEFSERLSYFGIATSLIIYLTKVIHQDLKTAAKSVNYWVGVTTLMPLLGGFLADAYLGRFSTVLLSSTVYFLGLLLLTMSRVVPSLKPCDSNQLCDEPRKIHEPIFFLAIYLISIGTGGHKPSLESFGADQFDDENPEERRKKMSFFNWWNFGLCCGLFLGVTLIVYVQEHVSWAMADLILTVVMASSIAIFYAGRPFYRYRKTTGSPLTPMLNVIVAAIRKRNLQLPLNPSHLYEVPKSGTTQRRLLGHTKKLKFLDKAAIVDGTRDSIEQQQNPWKLATVTKVEELKLIINMIPIWLTTLPFGVCVSQAATFFVKQRVTTNRKIIHNFEIPPASIYALTAVGMIISVIIYDKILVPFLRRATGNERGINILQRIGIGMIFSISTMVVAALVERKRLNVVRKNPVEGSASMSVFWLAPQFIILGIADGFSLVGLQEYFYDQVPDSMRSLGIALYLSVIGAANFISSILITIVDHITEKTGKSWFGKDLNSSRLDYFYWLLATITAVNLCVYVFVARSYTYKNVDNRTTMVVADCDDGDNREALV; encoded by the exons ATGGATAAGATAAATGTGGAAATGGAGCAGATAACAAGAGCAGAAGAATCAGTAGAAATTGATGAGCAAAAATTGGTTTATGATTCTTCTGTTGATCATAAAGGACGAGTTCCTCTTAGGATTTCAACTGGTGAATGGAAGGCCTCACTCTTCATTATTG CGATTGAATTCAGTGAGAGGCTGAGTTACTTTGGAATAGCCACAAGTTTGATTATATACCTAACGAAAGTCATCCATCAAGATCTCAAAACAGCAGCGAAAAGTGTCAATTACTGGGTAGGAGTCACCACCTTGATGCCATTGCTTGGAGGCTTTCTGGCTGATGCATACTTGGGAAGATTCTCCACCGTTCTTCTCTCTTCCACGGTCTACTTCCTG GGCTTGCTTCTCTTGACAATGTCTAGAGTGGTCCCGAGTTTAAAACCTTGTGACAGTAACCAACTCTGTGATGAACCAAGGAAGATCCACGAGCCGATCTTCTTCCTTGCGATCTACTTAATCTCTATTGGAACTGGAGGACACAAGCCTTCTCTTGAGAGCTTTGGAGCTGATCAGTTTGATGATGAAAATCctgaagaaagaaggaaaaagatgtCCTTTTTCAACTGGTGGAACTTTGGGCTATGCTGTGGACTGTTTCTTGGAGTTACTCTTATCGTTTATGTGCAAGAGCATGTTAGCTGGGCCATGGCAGATCTAATACTCACAGTAGTTATGGCTTCTAGTATAGCCATCTTCTATGCAGGGAGACCATTCTACCGTTACAGGAAAACAACTGGAAGTCCGTTAACACCCATGCTAAACGTGATTGTAGCTGCAATTAGAAAAAGAAACCTTCAACTTCCTTTAAATCCTTCTCATCTATATGAAGTTCCCAAGTCAGGAACTACCCAAAGGAGGCTCTTAGGCCACACTAAAAAGCTGAA GTTCCTTGATAAAGCTGCAATCGTAGATGGAACACGAGATTCAATAGAACAGCAACAGAATCCATGGAAACTTGCAACTGTCACGAAGGTGGAAGAACTGAAGTTAATTATCAACATGATTCCTATTTGGCTAACCACTTTACCATTTGGTGTATGTGTATCACAGGCCGCAACTTTTTTCGTAAAACAAAGGGTGACAACAAATCGGAAGATCATTCACAATTTTGAGATTCCCCCAGCCTCAATTTATGCTCTGACAGCTGTTGGCATGATAATATCCGTCATTATCTATGATAAAATCCTTGTACCTTTCCTGAGAAGGGCAACAGGAAATGAGAGAGGCATAAATATTCTCCAAAGGATcggtattggaatgatcttctCGATTTCTACTATGGTAGTTGCAGCTTTGGTTGAGAGAAAGAGACTGAATGTTGTTCGTAAAAATCCAGTCGAGGGTTCAGCTTCAATGAGTGTGTTTTGGCTAGCCCCGCAATTCATCATCCTTGGAATAGCTGATGGATTTTCCCTAGTGGGATTGCAAGAATACTTCTATGACCAAGTACCCGATTCCATGAGAAGCTTGGGCATTGCACTTTACCTTAGTGTGATTGGTGCGGCAAATTTTATTAGCAGCATCTTGATAACCATTGTGGATCATATCACAGAGAAAACTGGCAAGAGTTGGTTTGGAAAGGATCTAAACAGCAGCCGGCTTGACTATTTCTACTGGTTGTTGGCGACCATCACAGCAGTAAATTTGTGTGTTTATGTTTTTGTTGCAAGGAGCTATACCTACAAGAATGTGGACAATAGGACAACTATGGTTGTAGCTGATTGCGATGATGGGGATAATCGTGAAGCATTGGtttag